In a single window of the Alphaproteobacteria bacterium LSUCC0684 genome:
- a CDS encoding Rap1a/Tai family immunity protein, producing MTPLLNRLFRQRFRAAFGFVFLLSVLALPARADFINGRQLSLYCTSQNPSDDAICIVYITGAVDAFTTMDLIAQKTQGETRKLCLPDGIQPDQLRATTLDWLERPDTDLDFAATLLVLGAMQDAYGCDR from the coding sequence ATGACACCTCTGCTCAACAGGCTGTTCCGGCAGCGTTTCAGGGCCGCTTTCGGGTTTGTGTTTCTCCTTTCGGTTCTCGCCCTGCCCGCCCGGGCGGATTTCATCAACGGCAGGCAGTTGAGCCTCTATTGCACCTCACAGAACCCGTCGGATGATGCGATCTGCATTGTCTATATCACCGGCGCGGTGGATGCCTTCACCACCATGGATCTCATCGCCCAGAAGACACAAGGCGAGACGAGAAAGCTCTGCCTTCCCGATGGCATCCAGCCCGATCAGCTTCGCGCCACCACCCTTGACTGGCTGGAGCGTCCCGACACCGATCTTGATTTTGCCGCAACCCTGCTGGTGCTTGGGGCTATGCAGGACGCCTATGGCTGTGATAGGTAG
- a CDS encoding alcohol dehydrogenase catalytic domain-containing protein, translating to MKALVYTGVERAEIRDVPLPEPEADQVVVNLAFCGLCGSDMHAWHGHDERRVPPLVLGHEAVGVAENGRLKGQRVAINPLMTCGDCPACLGGREHLCPDRELIGMRVPGAFAEKVAIAERNLSPIPDHLSFREAALAEPLACSVHGVRLALEDGAHDPASSVVILGGGAIGLLAAFVFRDEGLGNIRIAETSPHRRALLEDLGLASTYDPRDETPAPDSADIIYDAVGSKLTRAASSHLARPGGTIVHIGLQDSDGGLDTRKLTLQEIRFRGTYCYQERDFAAALDLLARGIVRGDGWAEIRPLDDGAGAFMDVHNGTAPPKIILETT from the coding sequence ATGAAAGCACTAGTCTATACCGGCGTTGAGCGGGCTGAAATCCGCGATGTTCCCCTGCCTGAACCGGAGGCAGATCAGGTCGTGGTCAACCTTGCCTTTTGCGGGCTTTGCGGCTCCGACATGCATGCCTGGCACGGCCATGATGAACGGCGGGTGCCGCCGCTCGTCCTTGGGCATGAGGCGGTGGGCGTGGCCGAAAATGGCCGCCTCAAGGGCCAGCGCGTGGCCATCAATCCGCTGATGACCTGCGGCGACTGTCCGGCCTGCCTTGGCGGGCGTGAGCATCTCTGCCCTGACCGGGAGCTCATCGGCATGCGCGTGCCCGGGGCCTTCGCCGAGAAGGTCGCGATCGCCGAGCGCAATCTCTCGCCCATCCCCGATCATCTCAGCTTCAGGGAGGCGGCGCTGGCTGAACCGCTGGCCTGTTCGGTGCATGGCGTTCGCCTTGCCCTTGAAGATGGCGCCCATGATCCCGCCTCCTCGGTTGTCATTCTCGGCGGCGGCGCGATCGGCCTGCTCGCGGCTTTCGTCTTCCGCGATGAGGGGTTGGGCAATATCCGGATTGCCGAAACCAGCCCGCACCGGCGGGCCCTGCTCGAAGATCTGGGTCTTGCCAGCACCTATGATCCGAGAGACGAAACCCCGGCCCCTGACAGCGCGGATATCATCTATGATGCGGTCGGCTCGAAACTGACCCGGGCGGCCTCATCACATCTGGCCCGGCCCGGGGGCACGATCGTGCATATCGGCCTTCAGGATAGTGACGGCGGGCTTGATACGCGCAAACTGACCTTGCAGGAAATCCGCTTCCGCGGCACCTACTGCTATCAGGAAAGGGATTTTGCGGCTGCGCTTGATCTTCTTGCCCGGGGCATCGTCCGCGGCGATGGCTGGGCTGAAATCCGGCCGCTGGATGACGGCGCTGGCGCCTTCATGGATGTGCATAACGGTACCGCGCCGCCGAAAATCATTCTTGAAACCACCTGA
- the hisD gene encoding histidinol dehydrogenase, with amino-acid sequence MSVTYLKKAQKTPQTGTEETRRIVAEMMARIEAGGEDAALAYGRDLDGYEGEAIVSEETIAAAAKEVSQQLKDDIQFAYDRVTKFAEAQKNSIHEFETELSPGLWAGQKLIPIETAGCYVPGGRYSHVASAIMSIATARVAGVENVIACTAPRGNDGPNPAILYAMDLCGADTILSLGGVQGIAAMALGLFTGKPARILVGPGNRFVAEAKRMLYGQVGIDMFAGPTEIAVIADDSADPAVVAEDLVSQAEHGPDSPAWLITTSRRLADAVMEQMDRHINALPEIARNAATAAWRDYGEVILCDSDEEAAAISDEYAAEHLEVHTARNDWYTDRLRNYGSLFIGEETTVTYGDKCSGTNHILPTKGAAHYTGGLSVHKFIKVVTTQRMTEEANREVGQAAARISRLEGMEGHARAADVRLRKYFPGENFN; translated from the coding sequence ATGTCTGTTACCTATCTTAAGAAAGCCCAGAAGACCCCCCAGACGGGCACCGAGGAAACCCGCCGCATCGTCGCCGAGATGATGGCCCGGATCGAAGCAGGGGGGGAAGATGCCGCCCTTGCCTATGGCCGGGATCTTGATGGTTATGAAGGTGAGGCGATCGTCTCAGAGGAGACCATCGCCGCCGCCGCAAAGGAGGTGTCTCAGCAGCTTAAGGATGACATCCAGTTTGCCTATGACCGGGTGACAAAATTTGCCGAAGCGCAGAAGAATTCAATCCATGAATTTGAAACCGAACTTTCCCCCGGTCTCTGGGCCGGGCAAAAACTGATCCCCATCGAAACCGCCGGTTGCTATGTTCCCGGCGGACGGTATTCCCATGTGGCCTCGGCCATCATGTCCATCGCCACCGCGCGGGTGGCCGGCGTTGAAAACGTCATTGCCTGCACCGCGCCGCGGGGGAATGACGGGCCCAACCCCGCCATCCTCTATGCCATGGATCTCTGCGGGGCTGACACTATCCTGTCCCTCGGCGGGGTGCAGGGGATTGCGGCGATGGCCCTCGGGCTTTTCACCGGCAAGCCTGCCCGTATTCTGGTCGGGCCGGGCAACCGCTTTGTCGCCGAGGCCAAGCGCATGCTCTATGGCCAGGTCGGGATTGACATGTTCGCCGGCCCCACCGAAATTGCCGTCATTGCCGATGACAGCGCCGATCCTGCCGTCGTTGCCGAAGATCTGGTCTCGCAGGCCGAACACGGGCCGGATTCCCCCGCCTGGCTGATCACCACCTCACGCCGCCTTGCCGATGCGGTGATGGAGCAGATGGACAGGCACATCAATGCCCTGCCCGAAATTGCACGGAACGCCGCCACCGCCGCCTGGCGCGATTACGGGGAGGTCATTCTCTGCGACAGCGATGAGGAGGCCGCCGCAATTTCCGATGAATATGCCGCCGAGCATCTTGAGGTCCATACCGCACGGAACGACTGGTACACGGACCGGCTCAGGAACTATGGCTCGCTCTTCATCGGCGAGGAGACCACCGTCACCTATGGCGACAAATGTTCGGGCACCAACCATATTCTGCCCACCAAGGGGGCGGCCCATTACACCGGCGGGTTGTCGGTGCATAAATTCATCAAGGTGGTGACCACCCAGCGGATGACCGAGGAAGCCAATCGTGAGGTTGGTCAGGCCGCGGCACGGATCTCCCGGCTCGAAGGCATGGAAGGCCATGCACGCGCCGCCGATGTGCGCTTGCGCAAATACTTTCCCGGGGAAAACTTTAATTGA
- a CDS encoding TRAP transporter large permease subunit, which produces MPGEWIGVIMIAVMLLAIFVGFPISFTLIFLAFVFGAWGFSGKLVFYLQTLQFNNVMLEQTLAAVPLFVFMGIMMEQAGLMERLFTSVQLMLSRTRGALYLAVLFVSTIFAAATGIVGASVTILGIMAAKTMNRSGYDVRLAAGTITAGGTLGILIPPSIMLVVMGPVLEVPVTDLFSAAIIPGIMLASLYAGYALLRCWLNPSLGPILPAEDQPKTSNLYWLEALLVISSIVILFTLMVQALSGNLAGLFPFSSFLLPLGWAGIMYAASIWVKNARPAGFFFSDLWHEFFMGLVPPSALVAFALGSILFGWATPTEGAGCGAFGALVLSLVYRKLNRQRLFDALVKTLEISVLILFLVAASNFFGAVFSRLGTPMMLTEFLLSWEMSATLVLIIIMALIFLLGWPLEWVPIVLIIVPILIPVLIKLDINLTWFGILVAVNLQTAWLSPPVALSAYFLKGVVPEWDLKDIYIGMMQFMVIQLIGLTLIFIFPEIALWLPEYIYGK; this is translated from the coding sequence ATCCCCGGTGAGTGGATCGGGGTCATCATGATCGCGGTGATGCTCCTGGCGATCTTTGTCGGCTTCCCCATCTCCTTTACCCTGATCTTTCTTGCCTTTGTCTTCGGGGCCTGGGGTTTCAGCGGCAAACTGGTCTTCTACCTGCAGACGCTGCAGTTCAACAACGTGATGCTGGAACAGACACTGGCCGCCGTGCCGCTCTTTGTCTTCATGGGGATCATGATGGAACAGGCAGGGCTTATGGAACGGCTTTTCACCTCGGTGCAGCTGATGCTGTCGCGGACACGCGGGGCGCTCTATCTTGCCGTGCTTTTTGTCTCGACCATCTTTGCCGCGGCCACCGGTATTGTCGGCGCCTCGGTCACCATTCTCGGGATCATGGCGGCCAAGACGATGAACCGTTCGGGCTATGATGTGCGGCTTGCGGCGGGGACAATCACCGCCGGCGGCACCCTCGGCATTCTCATCCCGCCCTCGATCATGCTGGTGGTGATGGGGCCGGTGCTTGAAGTGCCGGTGACCGATCTCTTCTCCGCTGCCATCATCCCCGGGATAATGCTGGCCTCGCTCTATGCCGGTTATGCGCTGCTGCGCTGCTGGCTCAACCCGTCGCTGGGCCCTATTCTTCCGGCCGAAGATCAGCCCAAGACTTCGAATCTCTACTGGCTTGAAGCCCTGCTGGTCATCAGCTCGATCGTGATCCTTTTCACGCTGATGGTGCAGGCGCTCTCCGGCAATCTCGCGGGGCTGTTCCCGTTCTCGTCCTTCCTCTTGCCGCTGGGATGGGCCGGGATCATGTATGCCGCTTCCATCTGGGTGAAGAACGCACGGCCAGCGGGGTTCTTCTTCTCCGATCTCTGGCATGAATTCTTCATGGGTCTGGTGCCGCCATCGGCGCTGGTGGCGTTTGCGCTCGGCTCCATCCTCTTTGGCTGGGCGACGCCGACCGAAGGTGCGGGCTGCGGGGCATTTGGCGCGCTGGTGCTGTCGCTGGTCTACCGCAAGCTCAACCGCCAGCGGCTGTTTGATGCGCTGGTGAAAACCCTTGAAATCTCGGTGCTGATCCTGTTCCTTGTGGCGGCGTCCAATTTCTTCGGGGCGGTGTTCTCGCGCCTCGGAACGCCGATGATGCTGACGGAATTTCTCCTTTCATGGGAAATGTCGGCGACCCTGGTGCTGATCATCATCATGGCCCTGATCTTCCTGTTGGGCTGGCCGCTGGAATGGGTGCCGATCGTGCTGATCATCGTGCCTATCCTGATCCCTGTTCTCATCAAACTCGATATCAACCTGACCTGGTTCGGTATTCTGGTTGCGGTGAATCTGCAGACGGCCTGGCTCAGCCCGCCGGTGGCGTTATCGGCCTATTTCCTGAAAGGCGTGGTGCCCGAATGGGATCTGAAAGACATCTATATCGGCATGATGCAGTTCATGGTGATCCAGCTCATCGGGCTGACGCTGATCTTCATCTTCCCGGAAATCGCCCTGTGGCTGCCTGAATATATCTATGGCAAATAA